One genomic window of Micromonospora sp. WMMD1128 includes the following:
- the eccD gene encoding type VII secretion integral membrane protein EccD, translating into MTSGLARVTISAPRRRVDVALPEQTPLAELLPEVLRHAGEGLADDGERHGGWVLRRTDGAVLATAQALLPQGVRDGEVLHLVPARAEWPELEYDDVVEAIVDGSRRRGAAWSAGATRAATLAGAGVPLAVGLVAVLSAGPGERGGWPVATAVALILVLAATAASRAYGDGPAGAALGGYALPWAAAAGALAVGSGDPVGPLPGLRWLGAPELLVGSVALLLVAVLVLLGVAHRSRVPVAGVTAGAGGAAAALGALPLDPAGTAAVLLGVLVFALGGLPLLAIRVGKLPLPPLTLPTPAGTRDLPDRGRVHAAVARAEEALTGMLLGHALLAVGAAVVLVATGRTSGRLLVAVACGVLLLRSRLFVAVRHRVPAVTAGLAGYALLGMVVAARVGPGGRIALAVGGLALALATVTAGVTYARRPVSPYLGRLADLTDTALVVAVVPVACAVLDLYDRARGLLA; encoded by the coding sequence ATGACAAGCGGGCTCGCCCGGGTCACGATCAGCGCGCCCCGGCGGCGGGTCGACGTGGCCCTGCCGGAGCAGACTCCCCTGGCCGAGCTGCTGCCCGAGGTGCTCCGGCACGCCGGGGAGGGGCTCGCCGACGACGGCGAACGGCACGGCGGGTGGGTGCTGCGGCGCACCGACGGCGCGGTGCTCGCCACCGCCCAGGCGCTGTTGCCGCAGGGCGTCCGCGACGGCGAGGTGCTGCACCTCGTACCCGCCCGCGCGGAGTGGCCCGAGCTGGAGTACGACGACGTGGTCGAGGCGATCGTCGACGGGTCCCGCCGCCGCGGGGCCGCCTGGTCGGCCGGCGCGACCCGGGCCGCCACGCTCGCCGGCGCCGGTGTGCCGCTCGCCGTCGGGCTGGTCGCCGTGCTGTCGGCCGGTCCCGGGGAACGCGGCGGCTGGCCGGTCGCCACCGCGGTCGCCCTGATCCTGGTGCTCGCCGCCACCGCCGCCTCCCGGGCGTACGGGGACGGCCCGGCCGGCGCCGCCCTCGGCGGATACGCGCTGCCCTGGGCGGCGGCGGCCGGGGCGCTCGCGGTCGGCTCGGGCGATCCGGTCGGCCCGCTCCCCGGCCTGCGCTGGCTCGGCGCGCCCGAACTGCTCGTCGGCTCCGTCGCGCTGCTGCTGGTGGCGGTGCTCGTCCTCCTCGGCGTGGCCCACCGGTCCCGGGTCCCGGTGGCCGGCGTGACCGCCGGCGCGGGCGGCGCGGCGGCCGCCCTCGGCGCGCTGCCGCTCGACCCGGCCGGCACCGCGGCCGTGCTGCTCGGCGTCCTGGTCTTCGCGCTCGGCGGTCTGCCGCTGCTGGCCATCCGGGTCGGCAAGCTGCCGCTGCCACCGCTCACCCTGCCCACCCCCGCCGGCACCCGCGACCTGCCCGACCGGGGGCGGGTGCACGCGGCGGTGGCCCGGGCCGAGGAGGCGCTGACCGGGATGCTGCTCGGGCACGCGCTGCTGGCCGTGGGCGCCGCCGTCGTGCTCGTGGCCACCGGTAGGACCTCCGGGCGGCTGCTTGTCGCCGTCGCCTGCGGCGTGCTGCTGCTGCGTTCCCGGCTCTTCGTGGCGGTGCGGCACCGGGTGCCGGCCGTCACCGCCGGGCTGGCCGGCTACGCCCTGCTCGGCATGGTGGTCGCGGCACGGGTCGGGCCGGGCGGTCGGATCGCGCTGGCCGTCGGCGGGCTCGCCCTGGCCCTGGCGACGGTCACCGCCGGCGTGACGTACGCCCGGCGGCCGGTCTCGCCGTACCTCGGACGGTTGGCCGACCTGACCGACACCGCGCTCGTGGTCGCGGTGGTCCCGGTGGCCTGCGCGGTGCTCGACCTCTACGACCGGGCCCGCGGCCTGCTCGCCTGA
- a CDS encoding inorganic diphosphatase: MDFDVTVEIPKGHRNKYEVDHATGRIRLDRTLFTSTQYPADYGFIEGTLGEDGDPLDALVLVPEPTFPGCLIRCRTIGMFRMTDEKGGDDKVLCVPYEDPRQEHLRDIHHLGEFDRLEIQHFFEVYKDLEPGKSVEGATWVGRVEAEAEIVNSYRRAKEAAERGETLH; the protein is encoded by the coding sequence ATGGATTTCGACGTCACGGTTGAGATCCCCAAGGGTCACCGCAACAAGTACGAGGTGGACCACGCGACCGGCCGGATCCGGCTGGACCGCACCCTCTTCACCTCCACCCAGTACCCCGCCGACTACGGCTTCATCGAGGGCACCCTGGGCGAGGACGGCGACCCGCTGGACGCGCTGGTGCTGGTGCCCGAGCCCACCTTCCCGGGCTGCCTGATCCGCTGCCGCACCATCGGCATGTTCCGGATGACGGACGAGAAGGGCGGCGACGACAAGGTCCTCTGCGTCCCCTACGAGGACCCGCGCCAGGAGCACCTGCGGGACATCCACCACCTGGGCGAGTTCGACCGGCTGGAGATCCAGCACTTCTTCGAGGTCTACAAGGACCTGGAGCCGGGCAAGTCGGTCGAGGGCGCGACCTGGGTGGGTCGGGTCGAGGCGGAGGCGGAGATCGTCAACTCCTACCGGCGTGCCAAGGAGGCCGCGGAGCGCGGCGAGACGCTGCACTGA
- the dacB gene encoding D-alanyl-D-alanine carboxypeptidase/D-alanyl-D-alanine-endopeptidase produces the protein MVAVLVGVLVLALAAGGVAVLRPGPVAGWLGGGATPSGTAAAPPEPDPPAVLAGPDGNAPLPTGAGLRAALDPLVRAAALGDRVHVSVADVSTGQALYGNGPDTPTVPASVTKLATAVAVLAARGPAYRIPTRAVAGANPGEVVLVGGGDPTLAVDKKNAFYPGAARLDDLAAQVRAALGGTAPTKVTVDSSLFSGPVFEPGWDADIPTGGFGAAITALMTDGARKDPAQARRTAEETNHAAERVPQPDLTAGRQFAKLLGLTGSAAQVTRETAPTAGGSGTAPGAELGKVESLPVIRLVDIMISDSDNVIAETMARQVALAKGKPGSFVGGAAATDEVLGELGLPAEEISLADGSGLSRTNRISPSLLTDLITLAGNGSHPELAAIFGGLPVGGWSGTLDDRYRAATTKAGAGVVRAKTGTLTGVNAIAGTVTTADGRLLTFAVLTDRTQGSLDDTRQALDRITSALAGCGCR, from the coding sequence CTGGTCGCCGTGCTCGTCGGCGTGCTGGTCCTGGCCCTCGCGGCGGGCGGAGTGGCCGTGCTCCGGCCCGGCCCGGTCGCCGGCTGGCTCGGCGGCGGGGCCACGCCATCCGGTACGGCCGCCGCGCCGCCCGAGCCCGACCCGCCGGCGGTGCTGGCCGGCCCGGACGGCAACGCCCCGCTGCCCACCGGGGCCGGCCTCCGGGCCGCGCTGGATCCGCTGGTACGCGCCGCCGCGCTCGGCGACCGGGTGCACGTGTCGGTGGCGGACGTGAGCACCGGTCAGGCGCTCTACGGCAACGGGCCGGACACGCCCACCGTGCCCGCCTCGGTGACCAAGCTGGCCACCGCCGTCGCGGTGCTCGCGGCGCGCGGCCCGGCGTACCGGATCCCCACCCGGGCGGTGGCCGGCGCGAACCCGGGCGAGGTGGTCCTGGTCGGCGGCGGCGACCCCACCCTCGCGGTGGACAAGAAGAACGCCTTCTATCCGGGCGCGGCCCGCCTGGACGACCTGGCCGCCCAGGTACGCGCCGCGCTCGGCGGCACCGCCCCGACCAAGGTGACCGTCGACTCGTCGCTGTTCAGCGGCCCGGTCTTCGAGCCCGGCTGGGACGCCGACATCCCCACCGGCGGGTTCGGCGCGGCGATCACCGCGCTGATGACCGACGGCGCGCGGAAGGACCCGGCGCAGGCACGGCGCACCGCCGAGGAGACCAACCACGCCGCCGAGCGGGTGCCACAGCCGGACCTGACCGCCGGCCGGCAGTTCGCGAAGCTGCTCGGGCTCACCGGGAGCGCGGCCCAGGTGACCCGGGAAACCGCGCCGACCGCCGGCGGGTCGGGCACCGCGCCCGGCGCCGAGCTGGGCAAGGTCGAGTCGTTGCCGGTGATTCGGCTGGTCGACATCATGATCAGCGACAGCGACAACGTGATCGCCGAGACGATGGCCCGCCAGGTCGCGCTGGCCAAGGGCAAGCCCGGGTCCTTCGTCGGCGGCGCGGCGGCCACCGACGAGGTGCTCGGCGAGCTGGGGCTGCCCGCCGAGGAGATCAGCCTGGCCGACGGCAGCGGGCTGTCCCGTACCAACCGGATCAGCCCGTCGCTGCTCACCGACCTGATCACGCTCGCCGGCAACGGGAGTCACCCCGAGCTGGCCGCGATCTTCGGCGGCCTGCCGGTCGGCGGCTGGTCCGGCACGCTCGACGACCGCTACCGGGCGGCCACCACCAAGGCCGGCGCCGGCGTGGTGCGCGCCAAGACCGGCACGCTGACCGGGGTGAACGCCATCGCCGGAACGGTGACCACCGCCGACGGCCGGCTGCTCACGTTCGCCGTGCTCACCGACCGGACCCAGGGTTCGCTCGACGACACCCGGCAGGCGCTCGACCGGATCACCTCCGCGCTGGCCGGCTGCGGCTGTCGGTGA
- a CDS encoding zinc-dependent metalloprotease, translated as MAQFVDWDLAAATAGALSKSGPRVSYAEATDVVGDLRRLTEEAAGHVADYTGLRAQVAHPPVRVVDRRDWAAANIAGLREVVTPLVERLSGDKRPGAFTEAIGSRLTGVQAGTILAYLSGRVLGQYEVFAGDPGQLLLVAPNIVEVERKLGADPRDFRLWVCLHEVTHRTQFTAVPWMRAYFLGEVQAFVDASQGGEHLLERLRRGVATLSDAVREPDSRASVLDIVQTPAQRAVLDRLTALMTLLEGHAEFVMDGVGPEVIPSVEAIRSAFNRRRESGNPLEKAIRRLLGVEVKMRQYAEGRKFVHGVVDRVGMTGFNKIFSSPLTLPRLDELGDPDAWVSRVHGPAGATPTAG; from the coding sequence ATGGCGCAGTTCGTGGACTGGGATCTGGCCGCCGCTACCGCGGGGGCGCTGAGCAAGTCGGGCCCCCGGGTGTCGTACGCCGAGGCCACCGACGTCGTCGGTGACCTGCGCCGGCTGACCGAGGAGGCCGCCGGCCACGTCGCCGACTACACCGGCCTGCGGGCCCAGGTGGCGCACCCGCCGGTGCGCGTGGTCGACCGCCGGGACTGGGCGGCGGCGAACATCGCCGGGTTGCGCGAGGTCGTCACCCCGCTCGTCGAGCGGCTCTCCGGGGACAAGCGGCCGGGCGCGTTCACCGAGGCGATCGGCTCCCGGCTCACCGGCGTGCAGGCCGGCACCATCCTGGCCTACCTCTCCGGCCGGGTGCTCGGCCAGTACGAGGTCTTCGCCGGCGACCCCGGGCAACTGCTGCTCGTGGCCCCGAACATCGTCGAGGTCGAGCGGAAGCTCGGCGCCGACCCGCGTGACTTCCGGCTGTGGGTGTGCCTGCACGAGGTGACCCACCGCACCCAGTTCACCGCCGTGCCGTGGATGCGCGCCTACTTCCTCGGCGAGGTGCAGGCGTTCGTGGACGCCTCGCAGGGCGGCGAGCACCTGCTGGAGCGCCTGCGCCGCGGCGTGGCCACGCTCTCCGACGCGGTCCGGGAGCCGGACAGCCGGGCCAGCGTGCTGGACATCGTGCAGACGCCGGCGCAGCGGGCCGTGCTGGACCGGCTGACCGCGCTGATGACCCTGCTGGAGGGGCACGCGGAGTTCGTGATGGACGGCGTCGGCCCGGAGGTCATTCCCAGCGTCGAGGCGATCCGGTCGGCGTTCAACCGCCGCCGGGAGTCCGGCAACCCGCTGGAGAAGGCGATCCGCCGGCTGCTCGGCGTCGAGGTGAAGATGCGCCAGTACGCCGAGGGCCGCAAGTTCGTGCACGGCGTGGTCGACCGCGTCGGTATGACCGGCTTCAACAAGATCTTCTCCTCCCCGCTCACCCTGCCCCGGCTGGACGAGTTGGGCGACCCGGACGCCTGGGTGTCGCGGGTGCACGGGCCGGCCGGTGCCACCCCGACCGCCGGCTGA
- the tilS gene encoding tRNA lysidine(34) synthetase TilS, which produces MPAAPPARAPAAPAPAVTAVRLAVRRLLTGLPGDGPVLVACSGGADSLALAAATAFVAPRLGRPAGLVTVDHGLQPGSAERADAVAGWARTAGLDPVDVIPVRVSGRPGGPEAAARQARYEALVAAARRHGAASVLLGHTRDDQAETVLLALARGAGPRGLAGMPERREWDGVPLLRPLLDVTRSDTRAACAALGLAAWADPHNTDPAYARARVRAEALPALVDALGPAVVANLARTARLLAADTAALDALADAALADVRAAGGGLSVDGLAALPAAVRTRVLHAWARELGAAPAALSHRHVAALDALVTDWRGQGPAHLPGGLPVRRLTGRLVQGGGPA; this is translated from the coding sequence GTGCCGGCCGCCCCGCCCGCCCGGGCACCGGCCGCGCCGGCGCCGGCGGTCACCGCCGTCCGGCTCGCCGTCCGCCGGCTGCTGACCGGCCTGCCCGGGGACGGGCCGGTGCTGGTGGCCTGCTCCGGTGGGGCCGACTCGCTGGCGCTCGCCGCGGCCACCGCCTTCGTGGCGCCCCGGCTCGGCCGCCCGGCCGGCCTGGTGACCGTCGACCACGGCCTGCAACCCGGTTCGGCCGAGCGAGCCGACGCGGTCGCCGGTTGGGCCCGCACGGCCGGGCTCGACCCCGTCGACGTGATCCCGGTACGGGTCAGCGGCCGACCCGGCGGTCCCGAGGCCGCCGCCCGGCAGGCCCGCTACGAGGCGCTCGTCGCGGCGGCCCGGCGGCACGGCGCGGCCAGCGTGCTGCTCGGGCACACCCGCGACGACCAGGCGGAGACCGTGCTGCTGGCGTTGGCCCGGGGCGCCGGGCCGCGCGGGTTGGCCGGGATGCCGGAGCGGCGCGAGTGGGACGGGGTGCCGCTGCTGCGCCCGCTGCTCGACGTCACCCGGTCCGACACCCGGGCGGCCTGCGCCGCGCTCGGCCTGGCGGCGTGGGCCGACCCGCACAACACCGATCCCGCGTACGCCCGCGCCCGGGTCCGGGCCGAGGCGCTGCCGGCGCTCGTCGACGCGCTCGGGCCGGCGGTGGTGGCGAACCTGGCCCGGACCGCCCGTCTGCTCGCGGCCGACACCGCCGCGCTCGACGCGCTCGCCGACGCCGCGCTCGCCGACGTCCGGGCCGCCGGTGGCGGGCTCTCGGTCGACGGGCTCGCCGCGTTGCCGGCGGCGGTCCGCACCCGGGTGCTGCACGCCTGGGCGCGGGAGTTGGGCGCCGCGCCGGCCGCCCTGTCCCACCGGCACGTGGCCGCGCTCGACGCCCTGGTCACCGACTGGCGGGGGCAGGGCCCGGCGCACCTGCCCGGCGGCCTGCCCGTGCGCCGCCTCACCGGCCGCCTGGTGCAAGGCGGGGGCCCCGCTTAA
- a CDS encoding helix-turn-helix domain-containing protein: protein MLRSVAVLAMDRVATFELGVFAEVFGTDRTDDGFPRYRFQVCTPGGRAVRTSSGFHLQPHADLAPLEEADLVAVPAHFSGVTVPGDEDLAAIPSDVLAALRRAAERGAYVMSVCSGAFVLGAAGLLDDRECTTHWLYGDELQRRNPRARVRCNSLYVQDGRLLTSAGTAAGIDACLHLVRQEHGSAVATRLARRMVVPPHRDGGQSQYVEAPIPKAPEAPTLEPVLEWLMGHLHHGVTVDELAARAGMAPRTFARRFRAETGTTPHDWLTNQRVLLARRLLEDTRLSVESVADQAGFGDAAALRHHFTRRVGTTPHAYRTTFRERADA, encoded by the coding sequence ATGCTCCGCTCCGTTGCCGTCCTCGCGATGGACCGGGTCGCCACGTTCGAGCTGGGCGTGTTCGCCGAGGTGTTCGGCACCGACCGCACCGACGACGGCTTCCCCCGCTACCGGTTCCAGGTCTGCACGCCTGGCGGCCGCGCGGTGCGCACCTCCTCCGGCTTCCATCTCCAGCCGCACGCCGACCTGGCGCCGCTCGAAGAGGCCGACCTCGTCGCGGTGCCCGCGCACTTCAGCGGCGTCACGGTGCCCGGTGACGAGGATCTCGCCGCGATCCCGTCCGACGTGCTGGCGGCGCTGCGCCGGGCCGCCGAGCGCGGGGCGTACGTGATGAGCGTCTGCTCGGGCGCGTTCGTGCTCGGCGCGGCCGGCCTGCTCGACGACCGGGAGTGCACCACCCATTGGCTCTACGGCGACGAGTTGCAGCGCCGCAACCCCCGGGCCCGGGTCCGGTGCAACTCGCTCTACGTGCAGGACGGCCGGCTGCTCACGAGCGCCGGCACCGCCGCCGGGATCGACGCCTGCCTGCACCTGGTCCGCCAGGAGCACGGCTCCGCGGTGGCCACCCGGCTGGCCCGGCGGATGGTGGTCCCGCCGCACCGCGACGGCGGCCAGTCCCAGTACGTCGAGGCGCCGATCCCGAAGGCGCCGGAGGCGCCCACCCTCGAACCGGTGCTGGAGTGGCTGATGGGTCACCTGCACCACGGCGTGACCGTGGACGAGCTGGCCGCCCGCGCCGGCATGGCGCCGCGCACCTTCGCCCGCCGGTTCCGCGCCGAGACCGGCACCACGCCGCACGACTGGCTGACCAACCAGCGGGTGCTGCTGGCCCGGCGGCTGCTGGAGGACACCCGGCTCAGCGTGGAGAGCGTCGCCGACCAGGCCGGCTTCGGCGACGCGGCGGCGCTGCGGCACCACTTCACCCGCCGGGTCGGCACCACGCCGCACGCCTACCGGACCACCTTCCGCGAACGCGCCGACGCCTGA